GATACCTAGTTCTACGATGCGGACCTAGATAACCGGTTCTAGTTGGATAACCGGAATCAACTAGATAGTACTTACCATCTGGTGGATGAGGGAAGAAGGGTTCATGTGTCGCACAATGTGTAAGAACTTTCGTGTCATGAGCTCTACCAGGAACTCCCACGTATGCGTAGATGAATCGCATTTTCATATTGCATATTGCGAGAACATTGATTGTCGGTTCTCCTTTCCTGCCTCTGTACGGTTCCGGATTATCAGACGGAGGACGAACAGGTAAGTGAGTTCCGTCCAAAGCACCAATGCAGTCTTCAAAAAACGGCATGTACCTGTAAACAAAAGAGAGATCAGAGAGAGAACTTAATGAAACAATGTGGAGAGATTATATCAAGAACCTACCTATCATTGTTTACTAGAACAGGACTTGGAGTAGTAAACTCTCCTATTGATGGCTTAATGATGTCTGCAGCAAGCTTTAATAGAGCAGAGAGAACTTGATCTAGTTTTCTATCCACCGTATCTACTGAACGTTGATATCTCTCAGCTAAAGCTCGAACTGTTAAATCTTGTGCAACCATTTCAACAAACATTGCCACACTCTCTTCATGATAGACGTTTTGTGATTCTTCAAGTTTGTAGTATTGTCGAAGCCTAAAGCACAGATTCTTAAAAGTACCTTGATTCATCCTTAAGATGTCAAAACATTGCTTGTCACTCTCAAACATGAGGCGCTGAACACGGCGCCAACCTCCACCTTTGTTTGTTCTGAGCATTTGTCGAGGAAGAGAAGGAAGATTTGTAACTCCATAAACATCTTCTAGCATATGATACACGAGCTCTTCCTCTTCTAACAAATCCATATCATCATCCTCAGTTAGCAATGCGAATGTATCCAATGTTGTTGTCTCGTCGCATATCTGCTAAATAACAAGTAAACCTGTTAAACAATGTCATATTCAAATACTGAAATTCTACCACAAGCATGAAGGTAAAAAGAGTTAATAAATACTAATATTTTTTCATAGAAGGAAAATGTCATGAATAAACAAGAAAACTTCACATTGTTATGCATAAAGATAAAGAGAAACACAAGACTCAAACAGATAGAGAGAAACACAATACTTAGACACTAGATAGGAGAACATAAAACTCATGCATATCTGCTTTCACCGGTCTCTTCCTCCAAATAGATAATCTTGTTCTCGTCATCTTCATAACTTAGGAACGTCTGTCGATTTGTAGCAGCTTCCCTGAGATGTTTATAAGCAGCTTTGTACAATGGAGACCACATTCTGATACTAGACAGTGAATGCAAGACACTCATAGCCTTAAGCTGGCTGCAACTCAAATCTGGATGGCTTTCTATTAGGTGGTTTTTGTGAGAGAGTATATCATCACGTGATTGAAGACTACTTCTCATAACATCTGCTGCTTGTTCTGCACGCCTTTTCCGAGAAGGCTTTGGGACACTAGAGGCTCGTGGAGCATTAGAGACTCGTGGACCATTAGAGGATGAGGGAGCATCTGGTTCAGGATTGGTTTGCCTTGCTGGAGGATTGGTTTGCCTTGCTTCAGATGCGGCATCATCATTCTCTACCTCCATATTGTCTAACTCATTTTCACCTTGCTGAGCACTCCACCCTTCAGCTCCACTTACATGAACCCCACTGAAAATCTGTTCCATTAGATCTGCATTTGCCACTGGTTTATCTTTGTATTTCCTAGCTCCAGGCCATTCCTATAATCAAATAACAACCATCACTCATGATNNNNNNNNNNNNNNNNNNNNNNNNNNNNNNNNNNNNNNNNNNNNNNNNNNNNNNNNNNNNNNNNNNNNNNNNNNNNNNNNNNNNNNNNNNNNNNNNNNNNNNNNNNNNNNNNNNNNNNNNNNNNNNNNNNNNNNNNNNNNNNNNNNNNNNNNNNNNNNNNNNNNNNNNNNNNNNNNNNNNNNNNNNNNNNNNNNNNNGAGAGAGAGATGGGTTCGAGAGAGAGACTGCGTGAGAGAGAGAGATGGGTTTGAGAGAGAGAGGGCTAAGAGAGATCAGAGGTTCATGGTTGCAGAGATCAGAGGTTGAAGGAGATCAGATTTGCTTTTGATTGAAGACGGCGACAGATCTAGGTTAGAAAAATTAATGGCAAGACTTTGTAATTTTTAAAATAAAATAAGGGTATTACCGATTTTTAGCACTTTTGGATGAGCTTGGTGTAGTTGGAAGCGTTCAAACATCTCATCCAGAAATCCCGAAAAATCCGGATGAGTTTTCAAAATTAATCTGGATGCCGCGTCCAACTTAGCCTCCTGTTTCGAGCCAAACGAACATCGGTCCGCGTCTGCATCTGGATGCCGCGTCCAGTTTACGAAACGAACAGGGCCGTATTTATATAATAAGAAGAGACGAAGCGTCCGATTATTAGGGTTTTCTTCTTTCTCACATGATCAACGGCCCGGATCT
The DNA window shown above is from Brassica oleracea var. oleracea cultivar TO1000 chromosome C3, BOL, whole genome shotgun sequence and carries:
- the LOC106335208 gene encoding putative nuclease HARBI1, giving the protein MDLLEEEELVYHMLEDVYGVTNLPSLPRQMLRTNKGGGWRRVQRLMFESDKQCFDILRMNQGTFKNLCFRLRQYYKLEESQNVYHEESVAMFVEMVAQDLTVRALAERYQRSVDTVDRKLDQVLSALLKLAADIIKPSIGEFTTPSPVLVNNDRYMPFFEDCIGALDGTHLPVRPPSDNPEPYRGRKGEPTINVLAICNMKMRFIYAYVGVPGRAHDTKVLTHCATHEPFFPHPPDGKYYLVDSGYPTRTGYLGPHRRTRYHLDQFARGGPPTNSRELFNRRHASLRSVIERTFGVWKAKWRILDRKHPKYDVIKWVKIVTATMALHNFIRDSSDEDRDFTYWETVNEYEHHGDQAVEELEHTPYLPSGDRAMEIRRDAITERITRGSRLPY
- the LOC106330922 gene encoding uncharacterized protein LOC106330922; translation: MEQIFSGVHVSGAEGWSAQQGENELDNMEVENDDAASEARQTNPPARQTNPEPDAPSSSNGPRVSNAPRASSVPKPSRKRRAEQAADVMRSSLQSRDDILSHKNHLIESHPDLSCSQLKAMSVLHSLSSIRMWSPLYKAAYKHLREAATNRQTFLSYEDDENKIIYLEEETGESRYA